From Bacteroidota bacterium, a single genomic window includes:
- a CDS encoding universal stress protein, with product MEKRQKKILVSVDFTPSSEAAIEVALKFAKMHKAEMVLLHVIEAIAPIAEFFADGDLAEKKRTYSMKMLDKLVAQHHTDAVPVSRMVMEGKPYKEILRASEEIDAEMIVMGTWGSHAIETGMIGSNVNKVVRSARIPVVTVTRQPADDSFGKLLIAVDPEFGIKELRHLLQVYHDAYNPVVELVTIAASEKDVEGLKAYLNKQTAALHEQGIKNVQSAVRVGGIISDAILAYAKEGNHDMIWMETHGRQGISGWILGSITEEVLQYSPVPVLSLHPERESKASYFYHANAPF from the coding sequence ATGGAAAAGAGACAAAAAAAGATACTGGTTTCGGTGGATTTCACTCCTAGCAGCGAAGCAGCCATTGAGGTGGCATTGAAATTCGCCAAGATGCACAAGGCAGAGATGGTTTTGTTGCATGTCATCGAAGCGATAGCACCCATCGCCGAGTTTTTTGCAGATGGTGATTTGGCTGAAAAAAAGCGGACTTACAGCATGAAAATGCTCGACAAGTTGGTCGCGCAACATCATACCGATGCCGTTCCTGTTTCACGAATGGTGATGGAAGGCAAGCCTTACAAGGAAATCCTTCGTGCTAGCGAAGAGATTGATGCTGAAATGATTGTGATGGGTACATGGGGTAGCCATGCCATCGAAACCGGCATGATCGGTTCCAATGTAAACAAGGTTGTGCGTAGCGCACGGATTCCTGTCGTGACCGTGACGCGCCAACCTGCGGACGATTCATTTGGCAAACTGCTGATCGCTGTCGATCCAGAATTTGGTATCAAGGAATTGCGCCACCTGTTGCAGGTGTACCATGATGCCTACAACCCTGTCGTCGAGCTCGTGACGATTGCGGCCTCCGAGAAGGATGTTGAGGGCCTCAAAGCTTATCTCAACAAACAAACGGCTGCCTTGCACGAACAAGGAATCAAGAATGTCCAATCGGCAGTGCGCGTCGGCGGGATCATCAGCGATGCCATCCTCGCTTATGCCAAGGAAGGCAATCATGACATGATTTGGATGGAAACCCATGGTCGTCAAGGCATTTCGGGTTGGATTTTGGGAAGCATCACCGAAGAAGTGCTGCAGTACAGTCCAGTTCCTGTTTTGAGTTTGCACCCCGAGCGTGAGTCCAAGGCGTCTTACTTCTATCATGCGAATGCTCCCTTCTGA
- the gldE gene encoding gliding motility-associated protein GldE: protein MDTDPNSTVPVVSNLSLYFSNEWPMLVLMLLLMVLSGLAAMAEVAFFSLPQNELGDYKEANGLVWRLLQKPRRLLATILVFGNLVNVGFIFVAVMEIQDLFDHTAWADKPWLPWVVYPLDVVFISFMILLFGEITPKIYASQRRVQLVNLLAYPIAFFRFILSPVATLLVSTTNFWERRIKTHGGAASFEDIKHAIDLTSEEESPDEEKEILKGIVDFGNTMVKSIMRSRVDMVAIEETSSLEELLELVNLQGYSRMPVFEGNLDNVTGTLYVKDLIPLLKEDRPTVDWKTLIRPAYFIPETKKIDSLLDDFKTRRLHIAIVVDEFGGTSGLVTLEDIVEEIFGDIADEFDDVEVVLSKVSETEYILDGKIPLDDLIATLELPENVLDDVRGTADTLAGLILELHRKIPDQGDEIEHAQFHFTVESVEQNRIKRLRLVLVPLSDGDDIENEVE from the coding sequence GTGGATACTGACCCCAATAGTACAGTCCCTGTCGTTTCCAACTTATCGCTCTATTTCAGCAATGAGTGGCCGATGCTGGTGCTGATGTTGCTCCTCATGGTGCTTTCTGGTTTGGCCGCGATGGCTGAAGTTGCTTTTTTCTCCCTTCCGCAAAATGAACTCGGCGACTATAAAGAAGCCAATGGATTGGTTTGGCGCTTGTTGCAAAAGCCGCGACGGTTGCTCGCAACGATCTTGGTTTTTGGCAACCTGGTCAATGTCGGATTCATTTTCGTGGCGGTGATGGAAATTCAAGACCTGTTTGACCATACGGCATGGGCAGACAAGCCTTGGTTGCCGTGGGTGGTCTATCCGCTGGATGTGGTTTTCATTTCGTTCATGATCCTGCTTTTTGGCGAAATCACCCCAAAAATCTATGCAAGCCAACGTCGGGTACAATTGGTGAATCTGTTGGCGTACCCGATTGCCTTCTTCCGCTTTATCCTGAGTCCTGTTGCCACCTTGCTTGTTTCCACGACCAATTTTTGGGAACGCAGGATCAAAACGCATGGCGGAGCGGCATCTTTTGAGGATATCAAACATGCCATCGATCTCACAAGTGAGGAGGAATCTCCCGATGAAGAAAAGGAGATTCTGAAAGGAATCGTCGATTTCGGGAATACGATGGTGAAATCAATCATGCGTTCCAGGGTCGACATGGTCGCCATCGAGGAGACGAGCAGTTTGGAGGAGCTCTTGGAACTCGTCAATCTGCAAGGGTATTCGCGAATGCCGGTGTTTGAAGGGAATCTTGACAACGTTACGGGGACGCTGTATGTCAAGGATTTGATTCCGCTGCTCAAAGAAGATCGCCCAACGGTTGACTGGAAAACTTTGATAAGGCCTGCCTATTTTATCCCGGAGACCAAAAAGATCGATTCATTGCTCGATGACTTCAAAACCAGGCGATTGCATATCGCGATTGTCGTCGATGAATTTGGAGGGACTTCTGGACTTGTTACCTTGGAGGATATAGTAGAGGAGATCTTCGGAGACATTGCCGACGAATTTGATGATGTAGAGGTGGTTTTGTCCAAGGTGAGTGAAACGGAATACATTCTGGATGGGAAGATCCCGCTGGATGATTTGATCGCAACGTTGGAGCTTCCTGAAAACGTGCTAGACGATGTCAGGGGAACAGCGGATACGCTCGCAGGCTTGATCTTGGAACTTCACCGTAAGATTCCGGATCAGGGAGACGAAATTGAGCATGCGCAGTTCCATTTTACCGTTGAGTCCGTGGAGCAAAACCGCATCAAGCGTCTCCGTCTGGTTCTGGTCCCGCTTTCTGATGGTGATGATATTGAAAACGAAGTAGAATGA
- the mutY gene encoding A/G-specific adenine glycosylase, with protein MLNPSISLLQWYAREARDLPWRRTRDPYKIWLSEVILQQTRVDQGLGYYLRFVERFPTVEDLAAADTDTLMKYWEGLGYYSRARNLHHTAKIIVNDHAGVFPGDFRDLLKLKGIGPYTARAIGSLAFDNVTGVLDGNVFRVLSRYLADYSPIDLPATRNAFQARLDAWIEEATLQQADPQLPGKFNQGMMDLGATVCTPRNPACDLCPLSLHCEAKARGIVSELPVKSKKLQRKTVWQHFYLVGVDRGCLFVQRRPPHGLWPNLWEIPNLEVAEADAGKAQSEGYHTLGTFKHVFTHLDMMITVFAGDALPDVFDASTEGGLREIPLAEIGDYAFSRAVLKIFERYLSRNVYFPKG; from the coding sequence ATGCTAAATCCTTCGATTTCCCTACTACAATGGTATGCGCGTGAGGCCCGAGATTTGCCCTGGAGGCGTACCCGAGATCCTTATAAAATATGGCTGAGCGAGGTGATCCTCCAACAAACCCGCGTCGATCAAGGGCTTGGTTATTATTTGAGGTTTGTCGAGCGGTTTCCAACCGTCGAGGATCTTGCTGCCGCCGATACCGATACTTTGATGAAGTATTGGGAGGGGCTCGGCTACTATTCGCGTGCAAGGAACTTGCACCATACGGCCAAAATCATTGTAAACGACCATGCAGGCGTTTTCCCGGGTGATTTTCGGGACTTGCTCAAATTGAAAGGAATCGGACCCTACACCGCTCGAGCCATCGGTTCACTTGCCTTTGACAATGTCACGGGCGTATTGGACGGAAATGTTTTCAGGGTTTTGAGCAGGTATCTTGCTGACTATTCTCCGATTGACCTCCCTGCAACGCGAAATGCGTTTCAAGCCCGTTTGGATGCTTGGATCGAAGAGGCCACCCTGCAACAGGCAGATCCGCAGTTGCCCGGGAAATTCAATCAGGGCATGATGGATCTTGGCGCGACGGTTTGCACACCCCGAAATCCAGCATGTGATCTTTGTCCGCTGTCATTGCACTGCGAGGCCAAGGCCCGCGGAATCGTTTCAGAACTGCCGGTAAAGTCCAAAAAGCTCCAACGCAAGACCGTTTGGCAACATTTTTATTTGGTCGGCGTCGACCGCGGGTGCCTTTTTGTGCAACGAAGGCCGCCCCATGGTCTATGGCCCAACCTCTGGGAGATTCCAAATCTAGAGGTTGCCGAGGCCGATGCAGGGAAGGCTCAATCCGAAGGGTACCATACGTTGGGCACCTTCAAGCATGTTTTTACGCACCTCGATATGATGATTACCGTTTTTGCCGGAGATGCGCTTCCTGACGTGTTTGATGCGTCAACCGAAGGAGGGCTAAGGGAGATCCCATTGGCAGAGATCGGGGATTATGCCTTTTCAAGGGCAGTATTAAAAATTTTCGAGCGATATTTGAGCCGGAATGTTTATTTTCCCAAAGGATAG
- a CDS encoding integration host factor subunit beta: MTKAEVITEIANKTGVDKGDVSTTIEAFFKVVKGSLAENENVYFRNFGSFVVKRRAQKVARIISKNKSMVIPEHNIPAFKPAKTFVSKVKDSSAKKAVKA; this comes from the coding sequence GTGACGAAAGCCGAAGTTATCACAGAGATCGCCAATAAGACAGGTGTTGACAAAGGAGACGTGTCCACCACTATTGAAGCATTCTTCAAGGTCGTAAAGGGTTCGCTTGCCGAAAACGAAAACGTCTATTTCAGGAACTTTGGTTCGTTTGTGGTGAAGAGACGCGCACAAAAAGTCGCACGTATCATCTCCAAAAACAAGTCCATGGTGATTCCGGAGCACAACATTCCGGCATTTAAGCCTGCGAAGACTTTTGTTTCCAAAGTGAAGGATTCCAGCGCCAAGAAAGCTGTTAAAGCCTAA
- a CDS encoding Rne/Rng family ribonuclease, whose translation MNELIVSASEEGLRIGILEDKRIVELHHEKTNSLFSVGDLLLGKVTKIVPGLNAAFVEIGHPKDAFLHYLDLGPQVMSLQRYVKAVQSSAQNIRPLGQITPLPDISKDGRMATVLKAGQPILVQVEKEAISTKGPRLTCEISLPGQYLILVPFSEDISVSRKIATNDEKRRLKSIVEAVKPKGFGLIIRTAAEGREAAAIEKDMNDLLDKWDKMIRSIAEARPPKRVLAEEDRAASILRDMLSIGFDSIVTDQESAFEEISEYLKRTSPEQLKNLKMHQGKVSLFESRGVEKQIKAAFGKTVTMRNGSYLVIEHTEAMHVIDVNSGSKNLRGDTLEENALKTNMVAAEEIARQLRLRDMGGIIVIDFIDLKKVENKKRLHQHLKDAMASDLAKHTILPMSRFGLIQITRQRVRPQIDIVTTEACPSCNGTGTIQPAILLIDEIKNNVDFLMRQNKDRLTVTVHPLVEAYFKRGFWNQVRKWWWEYKKPVKVVPDTALSFTEVRYHDAKGVEIKF comes from the coding sequence GTGAACGAATTAATAGTAAGCGCAAGTGAGGAGGGGTTGAGAATTGGAATCCTTGAGGACAAGCGCATTGTAGAACTCCATCATGAAAAGACCAATTCGCTCTTTTCTGTTGGAGATCTCTTGTTAGGCAAGGTCACCAAGATCGTCCCTGGTCTCAATGCTGCGTTTGTGGAGATTGGGCATCCCAAAGATGCCTTCCTGCATTATTTGGATTTAGGACCACAAGTCATGAGCCTTCAACGGTATGTCAAGGCTGTGCAGTCCTCTGCCCAAAATATCAGGCCACTTGGCCAAATCACTCCGCTTCCCGACATCAGCAAAGATGGTCGTATGGCCACTGTGCTCAAGGCTGGGCAGCCCATTTTGGTGCAAGTTGAGAAAGAAGCGATCTCTACCAAGGGACCGCGTCTTACTTGTGAGATTTCGTTGCCGGGGCAGTACCTCATCTTGGTTCCGTTTTCTGAAGACATTTCGGTGTCACGGAAAATCGCGACCAATGACGAGAAGCGCAGGCTCAAGTCTATCGTGGAGGCCGTAAAACCCAAAGGTTTTGGCCTGATCATCCGCACGGCCGCAGAAGGAAGGGAAGCAGCGGCAATCGAAAAGGACATGAACGACCTGCTGGATAAGTGGGACAAAATGATCCGATCGATTGCAGAAGCGCGCCCCCCCAAACGCGTGCTTGCGGAGGAAGATCGTGCTGCAAGTATCCTGCGAGACATGCTCTCCATTGGATTCGACTCCATTGTGACCGATCAAGAAAGTGCGTTTGAAGAGATTAGCGAATATCTCAAACGCACGAGCCCCGAGCAGCTCAAAAATCTGAAAATGCACCAAGGCAAGGTCTCATTGTTTGAGTCCCGAGGTGTTGAAAAGCAGATTAAGGCAGCCTTTGGGAAAACGGTGACCATGCGGAATGGTTCCTACCTTGTGATCGAGCATACGGAGGCGATGCACGTCATCGACGTCAACAGCGGCAGCAAAAACCTGCGTGGTGACACGTTGGAAGAGAATGCCCTGAAGACCAACATGGTCGCGGCCGAGGAGATAGCGCGACAGCTCCGTCTGCGCGACATGGGCGGCATCATCGTGATCGACTTCATCGATCTTAAGAAGGTCGAAAACAAGAAACGGCTCCATCAACATCTTAAGGATGCGATGGCGAGCGACTTGGCCAAGCACACAATCCTGCCGATGAGTCGCTTCGGTCTGATTCAGATCACGCGGCAACGCGTGCGTCCGCAGATCGACATTGTGACGACCGAGGCTTGCCCAAGTTGCAACGGCACCGGAACGATCCAGCCAGCGATCCTGCTAATCGACGAGATCAAAAACAACGTCGATTTCCTCATGCGTCAAAACAAGGATCGCCTGACGGTGACGGTTCACCCTCTTGTAGAAGCCTACTTTAAACGCGGCTTCTGGAATCAGGTGCGCAAATGGTGGTGGGAATACAAAAAGCCGGTCAAGGTTGTTCCCGATACCGCATTGAGCTTCACAGAGGTGCGGTACCATGATGCCAAAGGCGTGGAAATCAAGTTCTAA
- a CDS encoding T9SS type A sorting domain-containing protein: MRKKLLLLSLFASMIGGGLIAQSGRIAKANIGMNGSSVGSVAETPEGIVCDTVAFGYPVDDTLLIYTSSGWGYVGGHNDYGDMSKAERVVNVQGYTEVYGARFSFGAATAADSNSKIIAHIWPEVSGQPGAPLNSLDIRIQDIIAQQGEIEVRFPSPVSVSGPFYVGFSITYVTGDTVGLLSNEDGKTIPGTAWEQWSDSSWHPYSEVGTGWGVNLTTTIYPLVYSGVFPVTITPSSSVVPSGTPVQLTATGGTTYTWYPATGLSCNNCPNPTATVTDTTTYTAVATLTGFNCVSSAYATIYTTVVVSVDDNLFEGAVSVFPNPNAGRFAVVFNQAVATDLEIGLYNQLGQRVYFESLTDFAGEYNKTFDWTDVAKGLYTLRISDAQNNQFVSKLIVE, from the coding sequence ATGAGAAAAAAGCTACTTCTACTTTCACTTTTTGCTTCAATGATTGGCGGTGGCCTCATTGCCCAGTCAGGTCGTATTGCAAAGGCAAACATTGGGATGAATGGATCTTCTGTCGGTTCTGTGGCAGAAACCCCTGAAGGCATCGTCTGCGATACGGTTGCCTTTGGCTACCCCGTTGACGATACCTTATTGATTTATACTTCCAGCGGTTGGGGCTACGTTGGTGGCCACAATGACTATGGGGATATGAGTAAAGCAGAGCGTGTTGTGAACGTGCAGGGCTACACTGAGGTCTATGGCGCTCGCTTCTCCTTTGGAGCTGCAACTGCTGCGGACAGTAACAGCAAGATCATTGCCCATATTTGGCCAGAGGTCTCTGGTCAACCAGGTGCCCCTCTCAACTCTTTGGATATCAGAATTCAGGACATCATTGCGCAGCAAGGTGAAATTGAGGTGAGGTTTCCAAGCCCAGTTTCTGTGAGTGGACCATTTTATGTAGGGTTCTCGATCACGTATGTGACAGGTGATACCGTGGGTCTCCTATCCAATGAAGATGGAAAGACCATTCCAGGCACTGCTTGGGAACAATGGAGTGACAGTAGCTGGCACCCTTACAGCGAGGTCGGCACAGGTTGGGGCGTGAACCTGACCACTACAATTTATCCATTGGTTTACTCAGGTGTATTTCCCGTTACAATCACACCTTCGTCCAGCGTCGTACCCTCAGGAACACCAGTTCAGCTAACGGCAACTGGCGGTACCACCTACACATGGTATCCTGCAACAGGTTTGAGCTGCAACAATTGCCCTAACCCCACCGCAACCGTCACGGATACCACCACTTATACCGCAGTTGCAACGCTTACCGGCTTCAATTGCGTTTCTTCGGCTTATGCAACGATTTACACCACTGTTGTGGTATCTGTTGATGACAACCTTTTTGAAGGTGCAGTAAGCGTATTCCCCAATCCAAATGCTGGCCGCTTTGCTGTGGTTTTCAATCAAGCAGTAGCGACCGACCTGGAAATTGGATTGTACAATCAACTTGGACAGCGTGTGTATTTTGAGTCGCTCACCGATTTTGCGGGCGAATACAACAAGACTTTTGACTGGACTGATGTCGCGAAAGGCCTGTACACACTTCGGATCTCTGATGCACAGAACAATCAGTTTGTTTCCAAGCTGATCGTGGAATAA
- a CDS encoding phage holin family protein, with amino-acid sequence MDSKRIARYIVKLFGTAIAVYLAAWILPGIKVDSIGWAIVVSFILGLLNTFIKPLLALISIPFILVTFGLFLVVINAILLMFAGDIVPDQHFIVEGFWPAVWGSIIISIVSGLLEPKDRKKDGEGGGNGGVNIRIERR; translated from the coding sequence ATGGACTCAAAAAGAATCGCACGGTACATTGTCAAGCTTTTCGGAACTGCAATTGCCGTTTATCTCGCTGCTTGGATCCTTCCCGGCATCAAAGTCGACAGCATCGGCTGGGCCATCGTGGTCTCATTTATCCTAGGCTTGTTAAACACATTTATCAAGCCCTTGCTCGCTTTGATCTCAATCCCTTTCATTTTGGTCACCTTCGGCTTGTTTTTGGTCGTGATCAACGCGATCCTGCTCATGTTTGCAGGTGACATTGTGCCCGATCAACATTTCATCGTCGAGGGATTCTGGCCCGCAGTCTGGGGATCCATCATCATTTCGATTGTCAGCGGCCTGCTCGAACCCAAAGACCGGAAAAAGGACGGCGAAGGTGGCGGCAATGGCGGCGTCAACATCCGGATCGAGCGGAGGTAA
- a CDS encoding WG repeat-containing protein: MLSVLFVSCERLEDAPPTLATAVDLDTAGRSTFILVDRSTKGAHRFVDPSGNVLFGGETYHQAFPFRFGYAVVSRIVEGEIRYGVLDQSGKTIIPIQHRDPIFSYEGGLFKTGMDRIGYLDTMGKTVIPMDYIATKGVQDGFVTVKNAAGKWGILNIKGEAIAPFEFLEIGSWSDGLAAVSIVSGNSAKWGFLNQNGEIVIPCIYDYATDFEQGVAMVKQGKKFGLIDAVGQAVTPFEFDDFQMAATVEANSGNGNHQPRTQLHLFSPSGQISVSKGGQWMTVGEDGKISAAE; the protein is encoded by the coding sequence ATGCTTTCCGTCCTTTTCGTCAGTTGCGAACGGTTGGAGGATGCGCCGCCCACCTTGGCGACTGCGGTCGATCTTGACACCGCAGGAAGGTCCACTTTCATCCTCGTGGACCGCAGTACCAAGGGCGCGCATCGCTTTGTGGATCCGAGCGGCAACGTCCTTTTCGGTGGCGAAACCTACCATCAGGCGTTTCCATTCAGGTTTGGCTACGCTGTCGTTTCCAGAATTGTAGAAGGTGAAATTCGGTATGGCGTGCTCGATCAGTCGGGCAAAACGATCATTCCCATTCAACACCGCGACCCGATATTCAGCTATGAAGGTGGCTTGTTCAAGACAGGAATGGACCGAATCGGATACTTGGATACGATGGGGAAGACCGTCATTCCGATGGATTACATTGCCACAAAAGGGGTGCAGGATGGTTTCGTCACGGTGAAAAATGCTGCTGGCAAATGGGGTATTCTCAATATCAAAGGAGAGGCCATTGCTCCCTTCGAATTTCTCGAAATCGGAAGCTGGTCGGATGGTTTGGCGGCTGTATCGATTGTCAGCGGCAATTCTGCGAAATGGGGATTCCTCAACCAAAACGGGGAAATCGTCATTCCTTGCATTTATGACTATGCCACCGATTTTGAGCAAGGCGTAGCAATGGTGAAGCAAGGCAAAAAATTCGGATTGATTGACGCCGTAGGCCAAGCCGTAACGCCATTCGAATTTGACGATTTCCAAATGGCCGCAACCGTTGAAGCGAATTCTGGAAATGGAAATCATCAGCCAAGAACGCAGCTGCATCTTTTTTCCCCATCAGGTCAGATCAGCGTTTCCAAGGGTGGCCAATGGATGACTGTCGGGGAGGATGGGAAAATCAGTGCGGCCGAATAA
- a CDS encoding T9SS type A sorting domain-containing protein: protein MKKLLQKMIGKIGKLPATQRCLAAGLLLLAGGQLMAQTTFNYTGAVQTYTVPVGCTSITVDAYGGAGFGLQGYGGSVQATHPVTPGEVLNVYVGGTGSETAGGFNGGGNPGSNTGYAGGGGASDIRRGGNTLNDRIIVAGGGGGSGSNCGTWTAEGGHGGGLTGGSGCLFSCSDCQYTGSGGTQAAGGIAGPTSHTYCTGNTNGSFGIGGSNTVQGYGSGGGGGYYGGGSGCFEGAGGGSSYTSPLATSVTHTQGVRQGNGMIVITPVISAPCTSPSNVTASPPMICLGSTADMNATSAGNTIHWYTVPVGGVSIGSSLSGANFAVSPSVTTIYYAEAVGTVCSPSTRTAVTVTVDNVAPVANCQAITVTLDANGNASTTASAVNNGSTDNCTIASSALSQTSFTCNNAGTNSVTLTVTDNNGNTATCATTIFVMGANPTASVAADTTVCGFNVGCNGGSDGVATATAAGGCGTYTYMWNNGGNTATVTGLVAGTYTVTVTDIGGGSTVQTVTVTEPSALQGSSTTTQSCAGDSTGSIDLTYTGGNNCQALTYAWSNGASTEDLQNLAPGSYTVTVSDVAGCTSTTTVVVAAFAVQTPTFTQNGNDLTCNGGFTGFQWLLNGNNISGATSNTYSVTQSGTYSVMAVDSNGCSAVSDTLFVTFVGIGNAMGEWSDLSIYPNPAKDQFKLRTAAPIGYAIKVTVTDMFGRSILVKSLPQLGDEVAFDLKALAAGTYMVEVTSEQGQRKTFKLAVQ, encoded by the coding sequence ATGAAGAAATTACTACAAAAAATGATCGGCAAGATCGGCAAGTTGCCTGCGACACAACGATGTCTTGCGGCAGGTTTGTTGTTGCTTGCTGGCGGACAATTGATGGCGCAAACGACCTTCAATTACACAGGCGCGGTCCAAACGTATACAGTGCCGGTTGGTTGCACATCGATCACGGTTGATGCTTACGGAGGCGCCGGATTTGGCTTACAAGGTTATGGCGGAAGCGTTCAAGCAACACATCCTGTGACACCGGGCGAGGTCTTGAACGTCTACGTGGGCGGAACAGGTTCGGAAACTGCCGGCGGCTTCAACGGCGGAGGCAATCCAGGTTCCAATACCGGCTATGCCGGTGGTGGTGGTGCATCTGACATTCGCCGTGGAGGCAACACGCTGAATGACAGGATCATTGTTGCCGGTGGCGGTGGCGGATCGGGTAGCAACTGCGGTACTTGGACTGCCGAAGGCGGCCATGGTGGTGGTTTGACCGGTGGTTCAGGATGCTTATTCTCCTGTTCGGATTGTCAATACACTGGCTCCGGAGGCACGCAAGCTGCCGGTGGAATTGCCGGACCTACTTCGCATACCTATTGCACTGGCAATACCAACGGTAGCTTCGGAATCGGTGGCTCCAATACGGTTCAGGGATACGGCAGCGGCGGTGGAGGCGGCTACTACGGTGGCGGTTCAGGTTGCTTCGAAGGTGCAGGTGGTGGCAGCAGCTATACTTCTCCCCTCGCAACGTCCGTTACCCATACCCAAGGCGTGCGCCAAGGTAACGGCATGATTGTCATTACCCCCGTCATTTCTGCTCCTTGCACCTCCCCTTCGAACGTCACGGCTTCGCCGCCGATGATTTGCTTGGGCAGTACCGCTGACATGAATGCAACTTCTGCCGGAAATACCATCCATTGGTACACTGTTCCTGTGGGCGGCGTTTCCATCGGCTCCAGCCTCAGTGGTGCAAATTTTGCAGTGAGTCCGAGCGTGACAACGATCTACTACGCCGAAGCTGTCGGCACGGTCTGCTCCCCTTCTACCAGGACCGCCGTGACTGTGACCGTAGACAACGTCGCTCCCGTGGCCAACTGCCAAGCGATTACGGTCACCCTCGACGCCAACGGCAATGCCAGCACCACCGCATCTGCCGTCAACAATGGCAGCACCGACAACTGCACGATCGCTTCGTCGGCATTGAGCCAGACCAGCTTCACATGCAACAATGCCGGCACCAACTCCGTCACGCTGACGGTCACTGACAACAATGGCAACACAGCCACTTGCGCCACAACCATCTTCGTGATGGGCGCCAACCCTACCGCATCGGTCGCTGCTGATACAACGGTTTGCGGATTCAACGTTGGCTGCAACGGTGGCTCAGACGGCGTCGCCACGGCAACTGCCGCTGGCGGATGCGGTACGTACACCTATATGTGGAACAATGGTGGCAACACGGCCACTGTCACCGGACTTGTGGCAGGCACCTATACGGTTACCGTCACCGACATCGGTGGTGGCAGCACCGTGCAGACGGTTACCGTCACCGAACCCTCCGCGCTTCAAGGGAGCTCCACAACCACACAAAGTTGCGCCGGCGATTCGACAGGTTCCATTGACCTGACCTACACAGGTGGCAACAATTGCCAAGCACTGACTTATGCCTGGAGCAATGGCGCATCCACCGAAGATTTGCAAAATCTAGCTCCCGGTAGCTACACGGTCACCGTGAGCGATGTCGCAGGATGCACGAGCACCACCACGGTTGTCGTCGCAGCATTCGCAGTTCAAACACCGACATTTACCCAAAACGGCAACGATTTGACCTGCAACGGCGGATTTACGGGCTTCCAATGGCTCTTGAACGGGAACAATATCTCGGGCGCGACTTCGAATACCTATTCGGTGACGCAATCGGGAACATACTCCGTGATGGCCGTGGACAGCAATGGCTGCTCAGCCGTCAGCGACACGCTGTTTGTGACTTTTGTCGGCATCGGCAATGCCATGGGCGAATGGAGCGATCTGAGCATCTATCCCAACCCTGCCAAGGATCAGTTCAAGCTTCGCACCGCCGCACCGATCGGTTATGCGATCAAAGTGACGGTCACCGACATGTTTGGCCGCAGCATTTTGGTCAAATCCCTGCCGCAGCTGGGTGATGAAGTCGCATTCGACCTCAAGGCCTTGGCCGCAGGAACTTACATGGTGGAGGTGACTTCCGAGCAAGGCCAACGCAAGACGTTCAAGCTCGCAGTCCAATAA